The region GCCCGGTGAATGCGGGCGCCCACCGCCCCGCGGCCCTCAGCGAGTTCGAGCCCCGCCCGCTCGACGGACCGTTGCCGTGGCGGTGCGTGCGCTCGCCCCGCCACGGGCCTCGCGCGTATCCCCGATAGCAGCATCAGCACTGGGCGTGGGAGGTGGCCGTACCGATCAACCGTGGTGGTGATGGACTCGTGCCCGAGCCTCCCCTGCATCACGGGCAGCGGAACCTTCCCGGCGATCAGCCACGAGGCGTGCGTGTGACGGAGGTCGTGGACACGCGGCCTCTTCGTCAGGCCGCCGGCGTTGGCAGCGTCCAGAGCAGGCTTCCATCGATGGGCGAAGACGAAGCCCGAGTGCCATGACCCTCCGCCGGGAGCGGTGAAGATCAGATCCTGCGGCTGCTTGCCCAGACATGCGCGTTTGAACAGCTCCACCTGGTCAGGCGTGAGGACCAGGGTGCGTCGGGACTTCTTCGTCTTGGGGGCCCCGAGGTACATGCCGCCCTCGGCTCGACGTTTCCACGCACGTTGTACTCGAAGCGTGGACCGCTTGCCCGTAAACGTGAAGTCACGCGGCTGGAGCGCAGTCACAGGTGCGGTCTTCTTAGAGATGCCGCGGGTAGGGGCGCCGTCGCGAGCGCCGCGATACCGCGGCCCGACCAGCGGAATCTCTTAGTGATCGAGCGATGATCGGTCGTGGCGACGGACCCGCGAGGGCGGTTTGCCGTCGAGGGGGCTGAGTAGTGCCCCACGCGCTCGGTACGTCTGGCCGAAACGGCCGAAACCTGACAGGGCGCACATGCCCCACGCCTCCGAATTCCGGACCGAGACGTATTGCGTTAGAGCGCACTCTAATTCCTAGGTTCGGAAGCATGCGATACATCAAACTCGGAACGACCGGACTGGAAGTCTCCGCCATCACCCTCGGCTGCATG is a window of Streptomyces violaceusniger Tu 4113 DNA encoding:
- a CDS encoding site-specific integrase produces the protein MYLGAPKTKKSRRTLVLTPDQVELFKRACLGKQPQDLIFTAPGGGSWHSGFVFAHRWKPALDAANAGGLTKRPRVHDLRHTHASWLIAGKVPLPVMQGRLGHESITTTVDRYGHLPRPVLMLLSGIRARPVAGRAHAPPRQRSVERAGLELAEGRGAVGARIHRAMTPNAQVASRAIPAMVTVRGVVPDAGGCGPDRTRPRPATW